The Argentina anserina chromosome 3, drPotAnse1.1, whole genome shotgun sequence genome includes a region encoding these proteins:
- the LOC126788335 gene encoding cytochrome P450 736A117-like — protein sequence MTPKFLQMLELVLNETFSIPFWQSFAFKYLLLLAIFIFLLRRWSSYSNSSVPPSPPKLPIFGNLHQIGSLPHRSLQSLSQRYGPFMLLHFGSRPVLVISSAEAASQIFKTHDLIFSDRPKLIFFERITYNYRDLVSAPYGEYWRQLRSISVLNLLSVKRVRSFCAVREEETRLMISNILQSCSTISSSSTSSSTVLNISDIFMKLSNDIICRVAMGKRYGDLCADGGKTSFMQIAVELTDFFTRVNIGDYIPWLSWVTRLTGLDAELDDLVKRADAFLEIVLQEHIDKSDINGMKKNEDEKDFVDILLSVQKENTRGVSLDRVGIKSTILDMFVGGSDTTFTTLEWVMSELMKNPKAMKRLQNEVREIIGNKEDISEDDLVGMHYMKAVIKESFRLHPPFPLLIPRSSNKKVKIYGYNIEANTQVMVNAWAIGRDPKLYTNPEQFEPERFLNSPIDFKGNDFELIPFGSGRRGCPGMNFAMIVVEIVLANLVQKFDWLLPDGARVENLDMTETSGLTAHRKYPLKAIAKPYLPNLEELPHPL from the exons ATGACACCAAAATTCCTGCAAATGCTAGAACTTGTACTAAATGAAACCTTTTCAATCCCTTTTTGGCAATCTTTTGCTTTCAAATATCTACTGCTCTTAGccatcttcatctttctcttaCGCAGATGGTCCTCTTATTCAAACTCATCTGTGCCCCCTTCTCCCCCAAAGCTACCCATCTTCGGAAACCTTCACCAAATAGGCTCACTCCCTCATCGCTCACTCCAAAGCCTATCTCAGCGTTATGGGCCTTTCATGCTTCTCCATTTCGGAAGCAGACCAGTCCTTGTCATCTCATCGGCTGAGGCTGCCTCCCAAATCTTCAAAACCCATGACCTTATATTCTCCGACAGACCAAAGTTAATTTTCTTTGAGAGGATTACCTACAACTACCGCGACCTGGTATCGGCACCTTACGGCGAGTATTGGAGGCAGCTCCGAAGTATATCTGTGTTAAACCTTTTGAGCGTCAAAAGGGTTCGTTCTTTCTGTGCTGTGCGAGAAGAGGAAACAAGATTGATGATAAGCAACATACTACAGTCTTGTAGTACTATATCATCATCCTCCACCTCATCCTCGACAGTTTTGAATATAAGCGACATCTTTATGAAGCTTAGTAATGACATCATATGCAGAGTTGCCATGGGAAAGAGGTACGGCGATCTCTGTGCAGATGGAGGGAAGACCTCGTTCATGCAAATTGCTGTAGAATTGACAGATTTTTTCACGCGTGTTAACATTGGTGACTATATTCCATGGCTCTCTTGGGTTACTCGCCTGACTGGGTTAGATGCTGAATTAGATGACTTGGTTAAACGAGCAGACGCATTTCTTGAAATTGTTCTTCAAGAGCATATTGATAAATCCGATATCAATGgtatgaagaaaaatgaagacgAGAAGGACTTTGTAGACATTTTGCTTTCGgttcaaaaagaaaacacacgTGGTGTTTCTCTTGATCGAGTTGGCATAAAGAGTACTATTCTG GATATGTTTGTCGGCGGCAGTGATACCACTTTTACAACTTTAGAGTGGGTTATGTCTGAGCTAATGAAGAATCCAAAGGCGATGAAAAGATTGCAAAATGAGGTGAGGGAAATTATTGGAAATAAAGAAGATATATCAGAGGATGATTTGGTTGGAATGCACTACATGAAGGCTGTGATCAAAGAGTCTTTTCGTTTACATCCACCATTTCCATTACTTATTCCCAGGTCGTCCAacaaaaaagtgaaaatttaTGGTTACAACATTGAGGCTAACACACAAGTTATGGTAAATGCATGGGCGATTGGAAGAGATCCAAAGTTATATACAAATCCTGAACAATTTGAGCCGGAAAGGTTCTTAAACAGTCCCATAGATTTTAAAGGAAATGACTTTGAATTAATTCCATTTGGTTCTGGTCGGCGAGGATGTCCAGGAATGAATTTTGCAATGATTGTGGTAGAGATTGTTCTAGCAAATCTTGTTCAGAAATTCGACTGGCTATTGCCCGATGGCGCAAGAGTGGAGAATTTAGACATGACCGAAACTAGTGGCTTGACTGCACATAGAAAATATCCTCTCAAAGCGATTGCAAAACCATATCTCCCAAATTTGGAGGAGTTACCCCACCCTCTCTAG
- the LOC126787101 gene encoding uncharacterized protein LOC126787101, which translates to MEYPSHQTEDFGSHATPMDMDPVNLTDEQTIHNDKVNLHGPEGVSSPTHDQHGLSDDFTLPDRQEMDSEKDFRSQDPGPSQATEILNLSEKGNSSPEDVLEIETQRNAVSDIGSETFLFSANHGNDVTEPRDPPTNQKAILS; encoded by the exons ATGGAGTATCCATCACATCAAACTGAGGATTTTGGTTCACATGCTACCCCTATGGATATGGA TCCAGTCAATCTGACAGATGAACAAACAATTCATAATGACAAGGTAAACCTTCATGGTCCTGAAGGAGTTTCAAGTCCGACACACGATCAACATGGGCTTAGCGATGATTTTACACTTCCAGACCGTCAAGAAATGGATAGTGAGAAGGATTTTAGAAGTCAAGATCCTGGACCGAGTCAGGCTACAGAAATTCTTAACTTGAGTGAGAAAGGCAACAGTTCTCCTGAAGATGTTCTAGAAATAGAAACTCAACGCAATGCAGTTTCTGATATAGGCTCAGAAACCTTTCTATTTTCTGCCAATCATGGGAATGATGTTACTGAACCACGTGATCCACCTACAAATCAGAAGGCCATACTTTCTTAA